From Planctomycetota bacterium, a single genomic window includes:
- a CDS encoding DUF1015 family protein: MPKLLPIRAYRYAVPNADVSSVIAPPYDVLDEGPKQALLAKDPHNIVAVDLPVTPPKTVGPDSAYAAAGHMYRKWISEGVFTREAKPAVYAYEQAYTTGGKTYARRGLFCAVGVEEFNRPGGGIFRHEMTIQGGTDDRLKLMNATDAQLSPVFSVFDDAGERVTKLLSSAFARPADFHGRTDDDKVEHRVWIITDEPAISALAKALEKTDIFIADGHHRYTTALNYFKAHPNEPLAKGCLMVLVPEQDPGLIVLPTHRVLKGLVDFEMGKLIEVIKADGRLSIVKSDHGADGTPQMLDDLPGYGAHALGLYDPSTGRTWVVSANSADPLASDLPDKPAVWRMLDVAVFHELLVDRIIRPAFGGAGISYAYPHQLTELIRQTHDQPGRLGVVMQPTPLRSVCDVARANAVMPPKSTFFFPKLATGLIINPLN; this comes from the coding sequence ATGCCCAAGCTGCTGCCGATTCGTGCCTACCGCTACGCTGTCCCGAACGCCGACGTGTCGAGCGTGATTGCTCCGCCGTATGACGTGCTCGACGAGGGCCCCAAGCAGGCGCTTCTCGCCAAAGACCCGCACAACATCGTCGCCGTCGACCTGCCCGTCACCCCGCCCAAAACCGTCGGCCCCGACAGCGCCTACGCCGCCGCCGGTCACATGTACCGCAAGTGGATCAGCGAAGGCGTCTTCACGCGCGAAGCCAAACCCGCCGTCTACGCCTACGAACAGGCCTACACCACCGGCGGCAAAACCTACGCCCGGCGCGGCCTCTTCTGCGCCGTCGGCGTCGAGGAATTCAACCGTCCCGGCGGCGGCATCTTCCGGCATGAAATGACGATCCAGGGCGGCACCGACGATCGCCTCAAGCTCATGAACGCCACCGATGCGCAGCTCAGCCCCGTGTTCAGCGTTTTCGACGACGCCGGCGAAAGAGTCACGAAGCTGCTCTCCTCCGCCTTCGCCCGCCCCGCTGACTTTCACGGCAGGACGGACGATGACAAAGTCGAACATCGCGTATGGATCATCACCGACGAGCCGGCGATTTCCGCCCTCGCCAAGGCGCTGGAGAAGACCGACATCTTCATCGCCGACGGGCATCACCGCTACACCACCGCGCTCAACTATTTCAAAGCGCATCCGAACGAGCCGCTGGCGAAGGGCTGCCTCATGGTGCTCGTGCCCGAGCAGGATCCGGGGCTGATCGTGCTGCCGACGCATCGCGTGCTCAAGGGTCTGGTCGATTTCGAGATGGGCAAGCTCATCGAGGTGATCAAGGCGGACGGCCGCCTCTCGATCGTCAAGAGCGATCACGGCGCCGACGGCACGCCGCAGATGCTCGACGACCTGCCCGGCTACGGCGCGCACGCGCTGGGGCTTTATGACCCGAGCACGGGACGGACATGGGTGGTCAGCGCCAACTCGGCGGACCCGCTGGCCAGCGATCTGCCGGACAAGCCCGCCGTGTGGCGCATGCTCGACGTCGCGGTGTTTCACGAACTGCTCGTCGATCGCATCATTCGTCCGGCCTTCGGCGGAGCCGGCATCAGCTATGCGTACCCGCACCAGCTCACCGAGCTGATCCGTCAGACGCACGATCAGCCGGGCCGGCTCGGCGTGGTCATGCAGCCGACGCCGCTGCGGAGCGTGTGCGACGTCGCTCGCGCCAACGCCGTCATGCCGCCCAAGAGCACGTTCTTTTTCCCGAAGCTGGCGACGGGTCTGATCATCAATCCGTTAAACTGA
- a CDS encoding glycosyl hydrolase produces MDLHNAPTLDALSPKIDRLFDLAGWKIADIDRSWNRADGTPVFTIKGRYTSRGWTEWTQGFQYGCAILLFDATGEKSMLELGRSRTVERMAPHVSHIGVHDHGFNNVSTYGNLRRLMREGRIAGDEWQRRFYEMALKASGAVQAARWTPTHGGGGFVHSFNGPHSLFSDTIRSMRSLVLAWQLGHVLMGENDEPINLLHRSIAHGLSTAKYNIYYGEGRDIYDTPAEAGRVVHESIFNTTDGRYRCPSTQQGYSPFSTWTRGLAWILCGFAEQLEFLAAMRPDVSDMGITLDEVIGVYRRAAEATAQWYLRHSFTDGMVYWDAGAPGIPRDIVYEAGPSNPYNDHEPIDASAAAIAAQGFWRLGRLLDDETYDQAARVIASTLFSEPYLSTDREHQGLILHANYHCPRGWDYVPKGRRVPCGESCLWGDYHAMEIALLLKRAAGGGPHATFFDPPADLNSLQKTP; encoded by the coding sequence ATGGACCTGCACAACGCTCCTACGCTCGACGCCCTGTCGCCAAAGATCGATCGCCTCTTCGATCTGGCCGGCTGGAAGATCGCGGACATCGACCGTTCGTGGAACCGGGCCGACGGCACGCCGGTGTTCACGATCAAGGGGCGCTACACATCGCGCGGCTGGACCGAGTGGACGCAGGGCTTTCAATACGGCTGCGCCATTCTGCTCTTTGACGCGACGGGCGAGAAGTCGATGCTCGAACTGGGCCGGTCGCGCACGGTCGAGCGCATGGCGCCGCACGTCTCGCACATCGGCGTGCATGACCACGGGTTCAACAATGTTTCGACGTACGGCAATCTTCGCCGCCTGATGCGCGAAGGGCGCATCGCCGGCGATGAATGGCAGCGCCGCTTCTACGAAATGGCGCTCAAGGCCAGCGGCGCCGTGCAGGCCGCACGCTGGACGCCCACGCACGGCGGCGGCGGATTCGTGCACTCCTTCAACGGCCCCCACTCGCTTTTTTCCGACACGATCCGCTCGATGCGCTCGCTCGTGCTGGCGTGGCAACTCGGGCACGTGCTCATGGGCGAAAACGATGAGCCGATCAACCTGCTGCATCGCAGTATCGCGCACGGGCTGAGCACCGCGAAGTACAACATCTACTACGGCGAAGGGCGCGACATTTACGACACGCCCGCCGAGGCCGGTCGCGTCGTGCATGAGTCCATCTTCAACACGACCGACGGCCGCTACCGCTGCCCGAGCACGCAGCAGGGCTACTCGCCGTTCTCGACATGGACGCGCGGACTGGCATGGATCCTCTGCGGCTTCGCCGAGCAACTCGAGTTCCTCGCGGCGATGCGGCCGGATGTTTCGGACATGGGCATAACGCTCGACGAGGTCATCGGCGTGTATCGCCGGGCCGCGGAGGCGACGGCCCAGTGGTACCTCCGCCACAGTTTCACGGACGGCATGGTCTACTGGGACGCCGGCGCGCCGGGGATACCTCGCGACATCGTTTACGAAGCCGGACCGAGTAATCCGTACAACGATCACGAACCGATCGATGCGAGCGCCGCCGCCATCGCCGCACAGGGCTTCTGGCGGCTCGGCCGCCTGCTCGACGATGAGACATACGACCAGGCCGCCCGCGTCATCGCATCGACGCTCTTCAGCGAGCCGTACCTCTCGACGGACCGTGAGCACCAGGGCCTGATCCTGCACGCCAACTATCACTGCCCGCGCGGGTGGGACTATGTGCCCAAAGGCCGGCGTGTGCCCTGCGGCGAGTCGTGTCTTTGGGGTGATTACCATGCGATGGAGATCGCCCTGCTGCTCAAACGAGCTGCGGGCGGCGGGCCGCATGCCACTTTTTTTGATCCCCCTGCCGATTTGAATTCGCTACAGAAAACGCCATAA